From Lawsonia intracellularis PHE/MN1-00, the proteins below share one genomic window:
- the trpB gene encoding tryptophan synthase subunit beta — MSNKKGYFGEYGGAYAPETLIAPLAELEAAYLKLQHEVAFKQELQDLLTHFVGRPTPLYFAKRLTQHLGGATIYLKREDLTHTGAHKINNTVGQGLLAKHMGKRRLIAETGAGQHGVATATIASLLGMECVVYMGAIDMERQHLNVVRMQILGAEVQAVHNGSQTLKDATSEAMRDWVSNIKDSYYVLGSALGPHPYPTIVRDFQRIIGIEARKQLLEMIDELPDELVACVGGGSNSIGLFHPFLQDLQVKMTGVEAGGISLCLGEHAARFNGGKPGVLQGTKSYLLQDDHGNVSNTHSISAGLDYPSVGPEHAYLHDIERVQYTYATDQEALNAAFTLAKLEGIIPALESAHAIAYAIKVAPFLPQSYIMLIVLSGRGDKDVETLATY, encoded by the coding sequence ATGTCAAATAAAAAAGGATACTTCGGTGAATATGGTGGTGCTTATGCTCCTGAGACATTAATAGCGCCACTTGCAGAATTGGAAGCTGCGTATCTAAAGCTTCAACACGAAGTAGCTTTTAAGCAAGAACTACAAGATTTGCTCACTCACTTTGTAGGAAGGCCAACGCCACTATACTTTGCAAAACGTCTAACACAGCACCTTGGTGGTGCAACAATATATCTAAAGAGAGAGGATTTGACTCACACAGGTGCGCATAAAATCAATAATACGGTTGGCCAAGGGTTACTTGCAAAACACATGGGAAAGCGTAGGTTGATAGCAGAAACTGGCGCAGGGCAACATGGCGTTGCAACTGCAACCATAGCAAGTCTACTTGGTATGGAATGTGTTGTTTATATGGGAGCTATTGATATGGAGCGGCAGCACCTTAATGTAGTACGGATGCAAATATTGGGGGCGGAAGTGCAGGCAGTGCATAATGGTTCTCAAACTCTTAAGGATGCAACATCTGAAGCAATGCGCGATTGGGTTAGCAATATTAAAGATAGCTACTATGTTCTAGGGTCAGCACTAGGTCCACATCCTTATCCTACAATAGTGCGAGATTTTCAAAGAATCATCGGAATTGAAGCAAGGAAGCAACTATTGGAAATGATTGATGAGTTACCAGATGAATTAGTTGCATGTGTTGGTGGAGGTAGTAATTCTATAGGTCTATTTCATCCATTTTTACAAGATTTGCAAGTAAAAATGACTGGAGTTGAAGCTGGTGGTATTAGTCTGTGTCTTGGAGAGCATGCGGCCAGATTTAATGGTGGCAAACCAGGTGTGTTACAAGGGACTAAGAGCTATCTTTTGCAAGACGACCATGGGAATGTTAGTAATACGCATAGCATTTCGGCAGGACTTGATTACCCAAGTGTAGGGCCGGAACATGCTTATTTGCATGATATAGAACGTGTTCAATATACTTATGCAACAGACCAAGAAGCCTTGAATGCGGCTTTTACACTTGCAAAGCTAGAGGGAATTATTCCAGCATTAGAAAGTGCGCATGCTATAGCTTATGCTATTAAAGTAGCTCCATTTTTACCGCAAAGTTACATAATGCTCATAGTCCTTTCTGGTAGAGGGGATAAGGATGTAGAAACCTTAGCAACCTATTAG
- the trpA gene encoding tryptophan synthase subunit alpha produces MIKAAFDNYKSIFIPFIMGGHPNLEVSTKAIMALARAGADIIELGVPFSDPIADGPVNQRAAEVAMGNGMNFGEVLKQVQVIRGMGCKTPIILFTYLNPILAFGYDKFLHQAKAAGVNGVLIIDLPPEEGEDFYAMLQEVGLEIVLLVSPTTDLARLPIYITLQPSFIYYISRLSVTGIQQDLSNTLEEELYSLCKALPNTKIAVGFGISSIDQARYVSQIADGVIIGSKLVSILETSGVGVFEDKAREFADIIHGGKL; encoded by the coding sequence ATGATAAAAGCAGCATTTGACAACTACAAGTCTATATTTATCCCATTTATTATGGGTGGACACCCTAATTTAGAAGTGTCAACAAAAGCTATTATGGCCCTTGCACGAGCTGGTGCTGACATAATAGAGCTTGGGGTGCCATTTTCTGATCCTATTGCTGATGGCCCTGTAAATCAAAGAGCCGCTGAGGTAGCTATGGGAAATGGTATGAACTTTGGTGAAGTATTAAAACAAGTACAAGTAATAAGGGGGATGGGTTGCAAAACGCCAATCATACTTTTTACTTACCTTAATCCTATCTTGGCTTTCGGCTACGATAAATTTCTTCACCAAGCTAAAGCAGCTGGGGTAAATGGAGTGCTAATTATAGACCTTCCTCCAGAAGAAGGAGAGGATTTTTATGCTATGCTTCAAGAGGTTGGGTTAGAAATTGTGTTGCTTGTATCGCCCACAACAGATCTAGCAAGGCTACCGATTTATATAACGCTCCAGCCAAGTTTTATTTATTATATCTCAAGACTTTCTGTAACAGGTATCCAACAAGATTTATCGAATACTTTAGAAGAGGAGTTGTATAGTTTATGTAAGGCCTTACCTAATACAAAAATAGCAGTAGGATTTGGCATATCATCCATAGACCAGGCCAGATACGTGAGTCAAATTGCTGATGGTGTGATTATAGGGAGTAAACTGGTTTCAATACTTGAAACCTCCGGGGTAGGTGTATTCGAAGATAAAGCAAGAGAATTTGCGGATATTATACATGGAGGTAAGTTATGA
- the tilS gene encoding tRNA lysidine(34) synthetase TilS: MIHRKLPTSLQDLPSEHARLCLSIKRFLEENLSQNIQGTVIVGCSGGVDSMALALILHCLGIDVVFAHMDHQLRAESKDDANHVKSFAAALDRRCIISRVDISGLAIKYKKGIEETARQERYCFLEQVRKEYGAQWIATGHHLNDLSEDILLRLLRGTGWPGLAGMKAVDKKRYLLRPLLTTRRTLLVSFLSSQNISWVEDNSNKDITFKRNRIRHTILPLFEEENPKFSNVAHMLWSLAKEDEEFWDKMITDVFSKIEGSPEYFWIPRSELITLPKSLRLRVYIEAIRRLNIGQGRASTLFLLDNTLMKGERKKFFQFPGNVLVKLEQDKVIFTATIKNT, from the coding sequence ATGATACATAGGAAACTTCCTACTTCTCTTCAGGATCTCCCTTCAGAACATGCTCGTCTTTGTTTATCCATTAAAAGATTTTTGGAAGAAAATCTTTCTCAGAATATACAGGGTACTGTTATTGTTGGTTGTTCTGGTGGAGTAGACTCCATGGCTCTTGCATTAATATTACATTGTTTAGGTATAGATGTCGTCTTTGCACATATGGATCACCAGTTACGAGCAGAGAGCAAAGATGATGCTAATCATGTTAAGTCTTTTGCTGCTGCATTAGATCGCCGTTGTATTATTTCTAGAGTTGATATTTCTGGGTTAGCAATAAAATATAAAAAAGGTATTGAGGAAACGGCAAGACAAGAACGGTATTGTTTTTTAGAACAAGTAAGGAAAGAATATGGTGCACAGTGGATAGCTACAGGTCATCATTTAAATGACTTGTCAGAAGATATATTACTCCGATTATTGCGTGGGACTGGTTGGCCAGGTCTTGCAGGAATGAAAGCAGTGGATAAAAAGCGTTATTTACTACGGCCATTACTTACTACTCGGCGAACATTGTTAGTATCTTTTCTTTCCTCACAAAATATTAGTTGGGTAGAGGACAATTCCAATAAGGATATAACGTTTAAAAGAAATAGAATTCGGCATACTATTTTACCATTATTTGAAGAGGAAAATCCAAAATTTTCCAATGTTGCTCATATGCTATGGTCATTAGCTAAGGAGGATGAAGAGTTTTGGGATAAAATGATTACAGATGTTTTTTCCAAGATAGAAGGTTCACCAGAATATTTTTGGATACCAAGATCAGAATTAATAACTTTACCAAAATCTTTAAGACTTCGTGTGTATATTGAAGCTATCCGTAGACTTAATATTGGTCAAGGTCGAGCAAGCACCTTATTTTTATTAGATAATACATTAATGAAAGGTGAAAGAAAAAAATTTTTTCAATTTCCTGGAAATGTTTTAGTAAAATTAGAACAAGATAAAGTTATTTTTACAGCAACTATAAAGAATACATAG
- the dxs gene encoding 1-deoxy-D-xylulose-5-phosphate synthase, which produces MTHPPDTIVKSILSHISNPCDIQKLSLQDKLTLAEELRSIIIKTVSNNGGHLAPSLGVIELTLALLATFNPAEDKLLWDVGHQTYAWKLLTGRAHNFSTLRKLNGLSGFPKITESQYDHFGAGHAATSISAALGMAMARDLQGLKHHVIAIIGDGSLTAGMAFEGLNQAGAMGRRLIVVLNDNEMSISKNVGALSLFLSRNMERGWVRRVRHEIKDWLKSIPSIGDEVAEYASRTHRSLKTVFTPGILFEAFRFNYIGPVNGHDIESIEKHLAMAASIDDQPVLLHVLTKKGKGYEPAEKNPASYHGLGAFDIQTGIPKSNSQNSPPTYTEVFGKTLCELAEKDKRIVTITAAMASGTGTSLFKAKFPTHFTDVGICEQHAVTFAAGLASQGYKPFVAIYSTFAQRAYDQIIHDVCIQKLPVTFCLDRAGIVGEDGATHHGAFDISFLRCIPNISILAPRDEAELQSAIYTALSFNSPLAIRYPKGNGVGVTLPNESTPLPFEGELLKEGHDAIIIAIGSMVMPAYSAAQQLQEEKNLSIAVFDSRWISPLPQHQLIELANTFNNILLIEENALAGGFSSAVVELFADNQCLHGQRIQRIGIPNYFIDHGSQKELKQCLLLTVDGIKKMLLQMLQPE; this is translated from the coding sequence ATGACACACCCTCCTGACACTATAGTAAAATCTATCCTTTCTCATATATCAAACCCTTGTGATATACAAAAACTATCCCTTCAAGATAAACTCACTCTAGCAGAAGAACTCCGTAGTATTATTATAAAAACTGTCTCTAATAATGGGGGCCATCTCGCTCCCTCTCTTGGAGTAATTGAATTAACCCTAGCTCTGTTAGCTACATTTAATCCTGCAGAAGATAAACTGCTATGGGATGTTGGCCATCAAACATATGCTTGGAAACTGCTTACAGGCCGTGCACATAACTTTTCTACGTTACGTAAATTAAATGGTCTCAGTGGATTTCCTAAGATAACAGAAAGCCAATATGATCACTTTGGTGCAGGGCATGCAGCAACATCTATTTCTGCAGCTCTTGGTATGGCTATGGCTAGAGACCTACAAGGCCTTAAACATCATGTTATTGCTATTATTGGAGATGGATCCTTAACAGCTGGTATGGCTTTTGAAGGCCTCAACCAAGCTGGTGCTATGGGAAGAAGACTCATTGTAGTTCTGAATGATAATGAAATGTCTATCTCCAAGAATGTTGGTGCTCTTTCACTTTTTCTCAGTAGAAATATGGAGCGAGGTTGGGTAAGAAGAGTTCGCCATGAAATTAAAGATTGGCTTAAATCAATTCCTAGTATTGGTGACGAAGTAGCAGAATATGCTAGTCGTACTCACAGGAGTCTTAAAACAGTTTTTACACCAGGTATTCTTTTTGAAGCATTTCGTTTCAACTATATTGGTCCAGTGAATGGACATGATATAGAATCAATTGAAAAACATTTAGCTATGGCAGCTTCTATCGACGATCAGCCTGTCCTCCTCCATGTTCTTACCAAAAAAGGAAAAGGTTATGAACCAGCAGAAAAAAATCCTGCTAGTTATCATGGATTAGGAGCCTTTGATATCCAAACTGGAATTCCTAAATCAAATTCTCAAAATTCACCACCTACGTATACTGAAGTTTTTGGGAAAACACTTTGTGAACTTGCAGAAAAAGATAAACGTATTGTTACTATTACTGCAGCCATGGCCAGTGGTACTGGGACATCACTATTTAAAGCAAAATTTCCCACTCACTTTACTGACGTAGGTATATGTGAACAGCATGCTGTAACCTTTGCTGCTGGATTAGCATCTCAAGGATATAAACCATTTGTTGCTATTTATTCTACTTTTGCTCAGCGTGCTTATGATCAAATTATACATGATGTCTGTATCCAAAAGCTACCAGTCACTTTCTGCCTTGATCGTGCAGGGATTGTTGGTGAAGATGGAGCTACTCATCATGGAGCTTTTGATATATCCTTTCTAAGATGTATACCAAATATTTCAATTTTAGCTCCTCGAGATGAAGCAGAACTCCAATCTGCTATTTACACAGCACTCTCTTTTAATAGTCCATTGGCTATACGTTATCCTAAAGGTAATGGTGTAGGAGTAACTTTACCTAATGAGTCAACTCCTCTTCCTTTTGAAGGAGAATTATTAAAAGAAGGGCATGATGCTATTATCATAGCTATAGGAAGTATGGTTATGCCTGCGTATAGTGCAGCACAACAACTTCAAGAAGAGAAAAATCTTTCTATTGCTGTTTTTGACAGTCGATGGATTTCTCCATTGCCTCAACACCAACTTATTGAATTAGCTAATACATTTAACAATATTCTTTTAATAGAAGAAAATGCTCTTGCTGGAGGATTTTCTTCTGCTGTTGTAGAACTTTTTGCAGACAACCAATGTCTCCATGGTCAACGTATACAACGAATAGGTATACCTAATTACTTTATTGATCATGGTTCTCAAAAAGAGCTCAAACAATGTTTATTGCTAACCGTTGATGGAATCAAAAAAATGCTTTTACAAATGTTACAACCAGAATAA
- a CDS encoding M23 family metallopeptidase: MRYLQQHVYYILFFLLPFCIVTKVSANSSLQIQIPNKVQQGTAILVSVISPIPESNAIFLWLNKSITVPFKKKGRHWEAQTLLPITVDMAKSEILAVRTSNNYIQQSIHIEPVHWPKQYISLGKKKQKFVTPSKKLVARLEHERKMIKEALSNISCKQYWSKPFVRPVKGIITSPFGGQRIFNGKPCSYHQGVDLRGAIGTPIKAMAAGKVTLSADLYYFGKAVFIDHGQGIYTLYGHMSRRDVQVGDMIKAGQKIGLVGATGRTTGPHLHFGLKILGHPVDPISLFPE, from the coding sequence ATGAGATACTTGCAACAACATGTTTACTATATATTATTTTTTCTCCTACCTTTTTGTATAGTTACAAAAGTTTCAGCAAACTCGTCACTTCAAATTCAAATCCCTAATAAAGTCCAACAAGGAACTGCTATTTTAGTCTCTGTTATTTCTCCTATTCCTGAGTCAAATGCTATCTTCCTATGGCTTAATAAAAGTATAACTGTCCCATTTAAAAAGAAAGGACGACATTGGGAAGCGCAAACACTCCTTCCTATCACTGTTGATATGGCAAAAAGTGAAATCTTAGCTGTTCGAACAAGTAATAACTATATTCAACAATCTATCCATATAGAACCTGTTCACTGGCCAAAACAATATATTAGTCTAGGGAAAAAGAAACAAAAGTTTGTTACTCCATCTAAAAAGCTTGTAGCTCGCCTTGAGCATGAACGTAAAATGATAAAAGAAGCTTTATCAAATATATCCTGTAAGCAATACTGGTCAAAACCTTTTGTACGACCAGTTAAAGGAATCATTACAAGCCCATTTGGAGGTCAGCGTATATTTAATGGGAAACCTTGCTCATATCATCAAGGTGTAGACTTACGTGGTGCCATAGGTACACCAATAAAAGCTATGGCTGCAGGTAAAGTCACCCTTTCAGCAGACTTATATTATTTTGGTAAAGCTGTTTTCATTGATCATGGACAAGGTATTTATACTCTCTATGGTCATATGTCACGACGTGACGTCCAAGTAGGAGATATGATCAAGGCAGGCCAAAAAATAGGTCTTGTAGGAGCAACAGGAAGAACAACAGGGCCACATCTCCACTTTGGATTAAAAATTCTTGGACACCCAGTTGATCCTATATCACTCTTTCCTGAATAA
- a CDS encoding aminotransferase class V-fold PLP-dependent enzyme yields the protein MLVDKFILPECKVYMCGHSLGPSLKTTSDAVCSTLQDFASYGVSSWNKSGWIDLSYALGAKIAALVGAKFDEVIVCDSTVLNLFKALKVAMSLQNGRNIILTTDDNFPADLYIAQGISEVKYIKSNEIYKNIDETVAVLMLTHVNYRDSSVLDMKTINEYAHKYGVLTVWDLSHSIGIVPVDLEESSTDFAVGCTYKYLSGGPGSPAFIYANRMYHEHMQSPIQGWIGHNQPFSFEKEYTSFGVRKFMSGTPAILSMKALEAALEIFDKEVIVKSYSIAKEYSNILIKSLKSHGIEVYAPQNRGGHVAFMHKHGYAFSRALIDAGFICDYRAPDLIRLCVNPLYISLRNIESCIEQIQFIMERSLYLKPEYNQMQKVT from the coding sequence ATGTTAGTAGATAAGTTTATTTTACCTGAATGCAAAGTTTATATGTGTGGACATTCTTTAGGGCCCAGCCTTAAAACAACTTCAGATGCAGTTTGTAGCACGCTACAAGATTTTGCTTCATATGGGGTTAGTAGTTGGAATAAAAGTGGTTGGATTGATTTATCATATGCGTTAGGAGCCAAAATAGCTGCACTTGTAGGTGCAAAATTTGATGAGGTTATTGTATGTGATTCTACAGTGCTAAATCTTTTTAAGGCATTAAAAGTAGCTATGAGTCTACAAAATGGACGTAACATTATTCTCACTACTGATGATAATTTCCCAGCTGATTTATATATTGCACAAGGGATATCTGAGGTAAAGTATATAAAATCTAATGAAATATACAAAAATATAGATGAGACAGTGGCAGTACTTATGTTAACTCATGTTAATTACAGAGACTCTTCTGTGTTAGACATGAAAACAATTAATGAATATGCACACAAATATGGTGTTCTAACCGTATGGGACTTGTCTCACAGCATAGGGATAGTTCCAGTGGATTTAGAAGAAAGTAGCACTGATTTTGCCGTAGGTTGTACATATAAATATCTAAGCGGAGGCCCTGGAAGCCCAGCATTTATATATGCAAATAGAATGTATCATGAACACATGCAAAGCCCGATTCAAGGGTGGATAGGACATAATCAGCCATTTTCTTTTGAAAAAGAATACACCTCTTTTGGTGTACGAAAGTTTATGAGCGGAACTCCTGCTATATTAAGTATGAAAGCCTTAGAAGCTGCCTTGGAAATATTTGATAAGGAGGTAATAGTTAAATCTTATTCTATAGCCAAGGAATATAGTAATATCCTTATAAAATCATTAAAGAGTCATGGTATAGAAGTCTATGCTCCACAAAATAGAGGTGGGCATGTTGCTTTCATGCATAAGCATGGATATGCATTCTCGCGTGCACTTATAGATGCAGGGTTTATCTGTGATTACCGCGCGCCAGATTTAATACGCCTATGTGTGAATCCGTTGTATATTTCACTCCGCAATATTGAGTCTTGTATTGAGCAAATTCAATTCATTATGGAAAGGTCTTTGTATTTAAAGCCAGAATATAACCAAATGCAGAAGGTAACATGA
- the trpD gene encoding anthranilate phosphoribosyltransferase has product MMKKLLHLKNLTQEEAYELFTEFAEYEPEKQSAVLTLLQAKKETAEETLGALQYFSKHSAKITHDLEVVDIVGTGGDSKGTFNISTAASFVIASCGIMVAKHGGRSATSKVGSQDVIQALGIRIAQTVEESLKSLQQINYTYLWAPLFNKELKKYGALRQKLGFPTIFNILGPLLNPMRPKRCVIGVYRRDLVQKVAEVLATQGVNHALVVHSDDGLDEFSISSNTHIIELNGTDIKEYSLNPEDFGFSKAQLSDVRGGDAAKNATLICDILSGTINGPKLDIVLLNAAAGLYVAGKSSSIAEGILLTKDAIEQGKVTTLLNKMRGSI; this is encoded by the coding sequence ATGATGAAAAAATTATTACACTTAAAAAATTTAACTCAGGAAGAAGCTTATGAGTTATTTACTGAATTTGCTGAATATGAACCAGAAAAACAGTCTGCTGTTTTAACATTGCTCCAAGCTAAAAAAGAAACAGCTGAAGAAACACTTGGTGCATTGCAATATTTTAGCAAGCATTCAGCCAAGATAACACATGACCTTGAAGTTGTAGATATTGTTGGCACTGGAGGCGATAGTAAGGGCACATTTAATATCTCTACAGCTGCAAGCTTTGTAATTGCAAGCTGCGGCATTATGGTTGCAAAACATGGTGGCAGGAGTGCTACAAGCAAAGTTGGAAGCCAGGATGTTATACAAGCTCTAGGTATCCGAATAGCTCAGACTGTGGAAGAAAGTTTAAAAAGTTTGCAACAGATAAACTACACATATTTATGGGCTCCTTTATTTAATAAGGAACTTAAAAAATATGGAGCATTGCGTCAAAAACTTGGATTCCCAACCATTTTTAATATACTAGGCCCTTTGCTTAATCCTATGCGACCAAAAAGATGTGTCATAGGTGTATATCGAAGGGATTTAGTACAAAAAGTAGCAGAAGTACTAGCAACTCAAGGGGTTAATCATGCGCTAGTTGTACATTCAGATGATGGCTTAGATGAGTTCAGTATAAGCAGTAACACTCATATAATTGAGCTTAATGGTACAGATATAAAAGAATATAGCCTCAATCCTGAGGATTTTGGTTTTTCTAAAGCACAACTTTCTGATGTAAGAGGAGGGGATGCTGCCAAAAATGCAACCCTTATTTGTGACATATTATCTGGTACAATTAATGGTCCTAAGTTAGATATTGTACTTCTCAATGCTGCAGCTGGATTATATGTTGCTGGAAAATCTTCTAGTATTGCAGAAGGTATATTGCTTACTAAAGACGCAATAGAACAGGGGAAAGTTACTACCTTATTAAATAAAATGAGAGGTTCAATTTGA
- a CDS encoding phosphoribosylanthranilate isomerase codes for MFAANNGAWAIGFNFYKNSPRYVSLEKAREITSQLPIHVIKVGILIDYSQDEMLDALEFLDLIQIYQLHFKLPLDKKRIILALQASSKDELPESSILQEYGFILLDAPKRQDGLLGGTGRLANWDLARELTDYKLILAGGLNNLNVDAAIKHVQPFAVDVASGVEERPGIKNPLAIKEFLMRCKNVK; via the coding sequence TTGTTTGCAGCAAACAATGGCGCATGGGCGATTGGATTTAATTTTTATAAAAATTCCCCACGTTATGTTTCATTGGAAAAAGCAAGAGAAATTACTTCGCAATTACCAATACATGTTATAAAAGTAGGAATTTTGATCGATTATTCTCAAGATGAGATGTTAGATGCTTTAGAGTTTCTTGATCTGATCCAAATATATCAACTACATTTCAAATTACCTTTGGATAAAAAGCGAATCATACTAGCCTTGCAAGCATCATCTAAAGATGAGTTACCTGAATCTTCAATATTACAAGAGTATGGGTTTATATTACTTGATGCCCCAAAACGACAAGATGGTTTACTTGGTGGTACTGGTAGGCTTGCTAATTGGGACTTGGCCAGAGAACTTACCGACTACAAGCTTATTTTAGCCGGTGGATTAAATAATTTGAATGTTGATGCAGCAATAAAACATGTGCAACCATTTGCGGTTGATGTAGCAAGTGGGGTTGAAGAACGGCCTGGAATCAAAAATCCGCTAGCTATAAAAGAATTTTTAATGAGGTGTAAAAATGTCAAATAA
- a CDS encoding indole-3-glycerol-phosphate synthase: MPDSLVEMPNTLDFCKIFTTSSKPIIISEVKFSSPSCGQIYQGKLNHVDIAGDYLNSGAAALSVLAEPDYFQGSISFIKDIRGAHLNSYILLKDFVLSKKQIAQGLLYGANAVLLIVAFLNKDLLKELYDYSLDLGLTPIIEVHDGFELEQALQLSPQIIGINNRNLQTLEISLDTAWNLIKYIPNDCYAICESGIDNATQIREMMDIGFDGFLIGSSLMKYENPGVELQKLISEVCNKS, from the coding sequence ATGCCTGATAGCCTCGTAGAAATGCCAAATACACTAGATTTCTGCAAGATATTCACCACCTCTTCAAAACCTATCATTATTAGTGAGGTAAAATTTTCAAGTCCTTCTTGTGGGCAGATATATCAAGGTAAACTAAACCATGTCGATATTGCCGGAGATTATCTTAATTCAGGTGCTGCTGCTCTTTCAGTATTAGCTGAACCTGACTATTTCCAAGGCAGCATATCTTTCATTAAAGATATCAGAGGTGCTCATCTTAATTCTTATATATTACTCAAAGACTTTGTTTTAAGCAAAAAACAGATTGCACAAGGGCTTTTATATGGTGCTAATGCCGTATTGCTTATTGTGGCCTTCTTGAATAAAGATTTATTAAAAGAGCTTTATGATTATTCTTTAGATTTAGGCCTTACACCGATTATAGAAGTGCATGATGGTTTTGAGTTAGAACAAGCTTTGCAGCTTTCTCCTCAAATTATTGGGATTAATAATCGGAATTTACAAACATTAGAAATCAGTTTGGATACCGCTTGGAACTTGATAAAGTATATACCAAATGATTGTTATGCTATATGTGAAAGTGGGATAGATAATGCCACTCAAATTCGAGAGATGATGGATATTGGATTTGATGGATTTCTAATTGGTTCGTCCTTGATGAAATATGAGAATCCTGGAGTCGAACTACAAAAATTGATATCTGAGGTGTGTAATAAAAGCTAA
- a CDS encoding polyprenyl synthetase family protein, whose amino-acid sequence MNFLHHNYQSILKQRVTLIEDFLKTCIQENNISSTLQHAMNYSLLAGGKRLRAVLCISSAALFDLSPTSILPFAAGIEMIHTYSLIHDDLPAMDDDDFRRGKPSCHKAFNEALAILAGDALLTDAFTFMSTLNSIVPSNNILVAIHEIAQAAGSNGMVKGQSMDIEHTGVSDVSFNTLCIIHEYKTGALFRASCTTGAMLAGANESAIYALKCYGEALGAAFQITDDILNVTADSITLGKPTRSDQEKGKITYPSLLGLEKSKKLAEEKIHLAISSLDTFTGDEVLFLKEVANSLLTRTH is encoded by the coding sequence ATGAACTTTCTCCATCACAACTATCAAAGTATATTAAAACAACGTGTTACACTTATTGAAGATTTTCTTAAAACATGTATTCAAGAAAATAATATCTCTTCTACCCTTCAACACGCTATGAACTATAGTTTACTTGCAGGAGGAAAAAGACTAAGAGCTGTATTATGTATTTCTTCAGCAGCACTTTTTGATCTTAGCCCTACCTCTATTTTACCTTTTGCTGCTGGCATTGAAATGATACATACTTACTCACTAATTCATGACGATTTGCCTGCAATGGATGATGATGATTTTCGTAGAGGTAAGCCTTCTTGTCATAAAGCCTTTAATGAAGCTTTAGCTATTCTTGCAGGGGACGCACTATTAACAGATGCTTTTACCTTCATGAGTACATTAAACTCTATAGTACCATCTAACAATATATTAGTTGCCATTCATGAAATAGCTCAAGCAGCTGGAAGTAATGGAATGGTAAAAGGACAGTCGATGGATATAGAGCATACTGGTGTATCCGATGTGTCTTTTAATACACTATGCATAATACATGAATATAAAACTGGAGCCCTATTTCGTGCATCATGTACTACAGGCGCTATGTTAGCTGGAGCAAATGAATCTGCAATTTATGCTTTAAAATGTTATGGGGAAGCACTAGGTGCAGCTTTCCAAATAACTGATGATATCCTAAATGTTACTGCAGATAGTATAACCCTTGGAAAACCAACTAGAAGTGATCAGGAAAAAGGGAAAATAACATATCCTTCCCTACTAGGACTTGAAAAAAGTAAAAAATTAGCTGAAGAAAAAATACATCTTGCAATATCTAGTCTAGATACTTTTACTGGCGATGAAGTTTTATTTCTTAAAGAGGTTGCAAATAGTCTTTTAACAAGAACTCACTAA
- the xseB gene encoding exodeoxyribonuclease VII small subunit gives MTVKKHPSNKKNECSFEEALQRLQEIVNKLEDATLPLEISIQLYKEGITLSRLCKTQLEKAQHEVKILTDDGTFEPFELPNLNFVGDIE, from the coding sequence ATGACAGTAAAAAAGCATCCATCAAATAAAAAAAATGAGTGTAGTTTTGAAGAAGCTCTTCAGCGATTACAGGAAATTGTTAATAAACTTGAAGATGCAACTCTTCCACTTGAAATAAGCATTCAGCTTTATAAAGAAGGTATTACACTATCTCGTCTATGTAAAACACAGTTAGAAAAAGCACAGCATGAAGTAAAAATTCTCACTGATGATGGGACATTTGAACCTTTTGAACTGCCTAATCTAAACTTTGTTGGAGATATTGAATGA